Proteins encoded in a region of the Flavobacteriaceae bacterium HL-DH10 genome:
- a CDS encoding family 43 glycosylhydrolase, which produces MNFLKLKIFIALVLSACSLNAQKSKFEGYLFAYFEGTAENRKSEEQLRFAISDDAINWKALNNNNPILNSDDISQSGGIRDPHILRGEEENTYFIVATDMSTAANGWKENPGIVLLKSDNLVDWQHSTINLAKDYPVKFANAYWVWAPQTIYDSKAKKYLIYFTVKFRDDDKLDFYSAYANADFSGFESEPTLMYSAKDGAIDGDIIYKDGKYHLFYKGNTKDKNGKEIKNGIKQATSKSLQGPWKESFEYIDAYANNKTTVEGSSVFKLNNSEEYILMYDLYSSGRYEFQRSRDLYHFTEKPESFTKDFNPRHGSVIGITQNEFDKLKKKWLNIQEGPKVFESHGNPIFTHKYTADPAALVIDNTLWLYTGHDFEGGQKGYKMKDWCVFSTTDMQTWTEHPVPLKITDFSWAKSGDAYAGHVAERNGKYYWYISTNWSGIGVAVSDKPEGPFKDALGKPLLTNDDCFASTHSWACIDPAIFIDNDGQPWIFWGNGQCYYAKLKDNMVEVDGTIKQINFESFEFTEAPWIHKRKDKYYLTYATGFPEKIAYAMADSVEGPYVYKGILNEIAGNSNTNHQAIIDFKGESYFIYHNGGIQTDGGSFSRSICIDKLEYNDDGTIKPIVMTTKGVSK; this is translated from the coding sequence ATGAACTTTTTAAAATTAAAAATATTCATTGCCTTAGTTTTAAGTGCCTGTTCTTTAAATGCTCAGAAGAGCAAATTTGAAGGGTATTTATTCGCTTATTTTGAGGGAACAGCAGAAAACAGAAAGAGTGAAGAACAGTTGCGTTTTGCAATTAGTGATGATGCTATAAATTGGAAGGCATTAAATAATAATAATCCCATCTTAAACTCCGATGATATTTCGCAATCAGGAGGTATTCGAGATCCACATATTTTAAGGGGAGAAGAAGAGAACACCTATTTTATTGTTGCAACAGATATGTCTACCGCTGCAAATGGTTGGAAAGAAAACCCAGGAATTGTTTTACTGAAATCTGATAACTTAGTGGATTGGCAACACAGTACTATTAATTTAGCAAAAGATTACCCTGTAAAATTCGCTAACGCCTATTGGGTTTGGGCTCCACAAACAATTTACGATTCAAAGGCTAAGAAATATTTAATTTATTTCACAGTTAAGTTTAGAGATGATGATAAGTTGGATTTTTATAGTGCCTATGCTAATGCCGATTTTTCAGGATTTGAATCTGAACCAACATTAATGTATAGTGCAAAAGATGGTGCTATTGATGGTGATATCATTTATAAGGACGGTAAATATCACTTATTCTACAAAGGAAATACTAAAGATAAAAATGGTAAAGAAATTAAAAATGGTATAAAGCAGGCTACTAGTAAATCATTGCAAGGTCCATGGAAGGAATCCTTTGAGTATATTGATGCTTATGCCAATAATAAAACAACGGTTGAAGGTTCTTCAGTATTTAAATTAAATAATTCTGAAGAGTATATTTTAATGTACGATTTGTATTCAAGTGGGCGTTACGAGTTTCAGCGAAGTAGAGATTTATATCATTTTACAGAAAAACCAGAATCGTTTACTAAAGATTTCAATCCGAGACATGGAAGTGTTATTGGTATTACTCAAAATGAATTTGACAAGCTAAAAAAGAAATGGCTAAATATACAAGAAGGACCAAAAGTTTTTGAATCTCATGGTAACCCCATATTTACTCATAAATATACAGCAGACCCAGCGGCTTTAGTCATAGACAATACGTTGTGGTTATATACCGGTCATGATTTCGAAGGTGGCCAGAAAGGTTATAAAATGAAAGATTGGTGTGTGTTTTCTACCACCGATATGCAAACTTGGACAGAGCATCCAGTACCTTTAAAAATAACAGATTTTTCATGGGCTAAAAGTGGTGATGCTTATGCTGGACATGTAGCCGAACGAAACGGAAAATACTACTGGTACATCAGTACGAATTGGAGTGGTATAGGTGTTGCCGTATCTGATAAACCTGAAGGTCCGTTCAAAGATGCTTTGGGAAAGCCTTTATTAACTAACGACGATTGTTTTGCATCTACCCATTCTTGGGCATGTATTGACCCAGCTATTTTTATTGATAACGATGGACAACCTTGGATATTTTGGGGCAATGGACAATGTTATTATGCCAAGCTTAAAGATAATATGGTTGAGGTTGATGGAACAATAAAACAAATTAATTTTGAAAGTTTTGAGTTTACCGAAGCTCCATGGATTCATAAACGAAAAGATAAATATTACTTAACCTATGCCACAGGTTTTCCAGAGAAAATAGCTTATGCTATGGCAGATTCTGTTGAAGGTCCATATGTTTATAAAGGAATTTTAAATGAAATTGCAGGAAATAGTAATACCAATCATCAGGCTATTATAGATTTTAAAGGCGAATCGTATTTCATTTATCATAATGGTGGGATACAAACCGATGGCGGTAGTTTCAGCAGGTCGATTTGTATTGATAAATTAGAGTATAACGACGATGGAACAATTAAACCAATTGTAATGACCACAAAAGGAGTTAGCAAATAA
- a CDS encoding glycoside hydrolase family 43 protein, whose amino-acid sequence MRKYILGLVVIVTLGVFLSCKSTKTETTEDNELSAYIMVYFKDDDHSLHMALSTDGYSFTDINKGNAIVAGDTIASQKGIRDPHISRGPDGAFYVVMTDLHIFGKEKGYRDTQWERPGEQYDWGNNRGFVLMKSYDLIHWTHSNFLFDEAFEGYENIGCAWAPQTIYDPKEKKMMVYFTMRMNHGLTKLYYAYANEDFTALISEPKLLFEYPDENIQVLDADISQMPDGRYCMTYVAQERPIGIKTAFSNNINKGYEYNPEWIDQEPGSCEAPNVWKRIDSDTWVLMYDIYSINPHNFGFVETTDFKTFKNLGHFNEGLMKTTNFTSPKHGAIISITKKEASLLAKHWGISLSL is encoded by the coding sequence ATGCGTAAATATATTTTAGGTTTAGTTGTAATCGTAACATTAGGTGTTTTTTTGAGTTGTAAATCAACAAAAACCGAAACAACAGAAGACAATGAATTGAGTGCTTATATTATGGTGTATTTCAAGGATGATGACCATAGTTTACATATGGCATTAAGTACCGACGGTTATAGTTTTACCGATATAAATAAAGGGAATGCTATAGTAGCGGGAGACACCATTGCAAGTCAGAAAGGAATTCGTGATCCGCATATTTCTCGTGGTCCCGATGGAGCGTTTTATGTGGTAATGACCGACCTTCATATTTTTGGAAAAGAAAAAGGATATCGTGACACCCAGTGGGAACGTCCAGGAGAACAATACGATTGGGGTAATAATCGCGGATTTGTACTCATGAAATCTTACGATTTAATTCATTGGACTCACAGTAACTTTTTATTTGATGAAGCCTTTGAAGGGTATGAAAACATAGGTTGCGCATGGGCACCACAAACTATTTATGACCCTAAAGAAAAGAAAATGATGGTATATTTTACCATGCGCATGAATCACGGATTGACGAAGTTGTATTACGCTTATGCAAATGAAGATTTTACAGCTTTAATTTCAGAGCCGAAGCTATTATTTGAATATCCTGATGAAAACATTCAGGTTTTAGATGCCGATATTTCCCAGATGCCAGACGGTCGCTATTGTATGACTTATGTGGCGCAGGAACGTCCTATTGGTATTAAAACGGCATTTTCTAATAACATAAATAAGGGGTATGAATATAACCCTGAATGGATCGATCAAGAACCAGGATCTTGTGAAGCACCAAATGTATGGAAACGAATTGACAGCGATACTTGGGTGCTGATGTACGATATATACAGTATAAATCCGCACAATTTTGGTTTCGTGGAAACTACCGATTTTAAAACCTTTAAAAATTTAGGACACTTTAATGAGGGCTTGATGAAAACAACCAATTTTACATCACCTAAACATGGTGCCATTATTTCAATAACAAAAAAGGAAGCTTCACTATTGGCGAAACATTGGGGAATATCTTTATCATTGTAA
- a CDS encoding family 43 glycosylhydrolase codes for MKLINSGYRLILICFTVATLFSCKKEDKYTNYLFAYFTGNDGDEEAIRYALSSDGYNYHALNNNKPIIDSKQISSSGGVRDPHILRGNDGKTFYMVVTDMVSANGWSSNRAMVLMKSTDLINWTSSVINIPQTYPSDFGDVVRVWAPQTIYDKVTGKYMIYWSMLGDKGPDIIYYAYANKDFTGLEAKPKQLFYSPSNSACIDGDIIYNNGKYHLFFKNESHGGGIRKAVSDKLTEGYVQQDGFFDQTDEAVEGSGIFKLIDSDEYILMYDMYMKGKYQFTKTKDLQNFTVVDDAISMNFHPRHGTVIRITDKEKDALLKQWGTLDKSAFTSFKGEGIRKNNIDINDEEGTIYIPVILGTDVTNLDLNIETTPWVNALTKGPQDFSNGSVDYTIETAGKQKIYKVSVHEDNNPVLSGFYADPEIIYSHKTNKYYIYPTSDGFTGWSGTYFKTFSSPDLVNWTDEGVILDLKKDVSWADRHAWAPCAIEKKINGEYKYFYYFTAAQKIGVAVADNPTGPFLDSGKPLIAERPEGTRGGQEIDPDIFSDPVSGKNYLYWGNGHMACVELNDDMISIKENSLTLFNPGSTFREGTEVFYRKGTYYFLWSEDDTRSPNYRVRYATSDSPLGPLNIPDNNLILEKRPEKGIYGTGHNSVIQTPGIDIWHMVYHRFNRPKGITMGRAAGFNREVCIDKLEFNEDGSIKPVEPTISGITSLK; via the coding sequence ATGAAACTAATAAATTCAGGATATAGACTTATTTTAATATGCTTTACAGTAGCAACTTTGTTTTCTTGTAAAAAAGAAGATAAATACACCAATTATTTGTTTGCTTATTTTACAGGGAATGATGGCGATGAAGAAGCTATACGTTATGCTTTAAGTAGCGATGGGTATAATTATCACGCCCTTAACAATAATAAACCAATAATAGACTCCAAACAAATAAGCTCATCAGGAGGTGTTCGTGACCCACACATTTTACGAGGAAATGACGGAAAAACATTTTACATGGTCGTAACCGATATGGTTTCAGCTAACGGCTGGAGTTCTAATAGAGCTATGGTGTTAATGAAATCTACCGATTTGATTAACTGGACCTCTTCAGTAATTAATATACCTCAAACCTATCCATCAGATTTTGGTGATGTTGTGCGTGTTTGGGCACCACAAACTATTTATGATAAAGTCACTGGAAAATATATGATTTATTGGTCTATGTTAGGTGATAAAGGACCAGATATAATATATTATGCTTATGCTAATAAAGATTTTACAGGTTTAGAAGCGAAACCAAAGCAATTGTTTTATAGTCCTAGTAATAGTGCTTGTATAGATGGCGATATCATCTATAATAATGGGAAATATCATTTATTTTTTAAAAATGAAAGCCATGGTGGCGGTATAAGAAAAGCGGTTTCAGATAAGTTAACTGAAGGCTATGTGCAGCAGGATGGATTTTTCGATCAGACAGATGAAGCTGTAGAGGGTTCTGGGATTTTTAAACTGATTGATTCTGATGAATACATCTTAATGTACGATATGTATATGAAAGGAAAATATCAGTTTACAAAAACTAAAGATTTACAAAATTTCACAGTCGTTGATGATGCCATTTCAATGAATTTTCATCCACGTCACGGAACGGTAATTCGTATTACAGATAAAGAGAAAGATGCTTTACTAAAGCAATGGGGAACTTTAGACAAAAGTGCTTTTACAAGTTTTAAAGGAGAAGGAATTAGAAAGAATAATATAGATATTAACGATGAAGAAGGAACGATTTATATTCCTGTAATATTGGGAACAGATGTTACAAATTTAGATTTGAATATTGAAACCACTCCATGGGTTAATGCATTAACAAAAGGTCCACAGGATTTTTCAAACGGGTCTGTAGATTATACCATTGAAACTGCAGGCAAACAAAAAATATATAAGGTTTCAGTTCATGAAGATAATAACCCTGTGTTGAGTGGATTTTATGCCGATCCAGAAATTATCTATTCTCATAAAACCAACAAATATTATATCTATCCAACAAGTGATGGGTTTACAGGTTGGTCTGGCACCTATTTTAAAACATTTTCATCTCCAGATTTAGTAAATTGGACAGATGAAGGTGTTATCTTAGACTTAAAAAAAGATGTTAGTTGGGCCGATAGACATGCATGGGCACCCTGTGCTATTGAGAAGAAAATAAACGGAGAGTATAAATATTTTTATTATTTCACTGCGGCTCAAAAAATTGGAGTTGCAGTAGCCGATAACCCAACAGGGCCATTTCTAGATTCAGGGAAGCCATTAATAGCAGAACGACCTGAAGGTACTAGGGGTGGACAAGAAATTGATCCGGATATATTCAGCGATCCAGTTTCTGGTAAGAATTATTTGTATTGGGGTAATGGTCATATGGCTTGTGTAGAATTAAATGATGATATGATATCTATTAAAGAAAATTCATTAACCTTATTTAATCCGGGAAGTACTTTTAGAGAAGGAACCGAAGTGTTTTATAGAAAAGGAACCTATTACTTCTTATGGTCTGAAGACGATACTAGGAGCCCTAATTACCGTGTAAGATATGCGACTTCTGATTCTCCACTTGGACCTTTAAATATTCCTGACAATAATTTGATTTTAGAAAAAAGACCAGAAAAAGGAATTTACGGAACTGGACATAATAGTGTGATTCAAACCCCAGGTATAGATATTTGGCACATGGTTTACCACAGATTCAATCGTCCTAAAGGTATTACTATGGGTAGAGCAGCTGGTTTTAATCGAGAGGTTTGTATAGATAAGTTAGAGTTTAATGAAGATGGAAGCATCAAACCAGTAGAACCAACCATTTCAGGAATCACATCATTAAAATAA